A genomic stretch from Sulfurimonas sediminis includes:
- a CDS encoding EAL domain-containing protein translates to MITNDNISFYNFMHKQILVVILLFLGTGPGYIVMGYLYSSIIVEILWFVLFLLLSVWGWKLYRNYSRKMTISQKDRWLEKVKYFMFIYFSLWTIMFLYYISKDAISAHYIAIATQLGSAVVAATILASQKKLVVATVSFLMLPLVVYFIAIGELYSYILAFFTVVLSMVLLYAAKNTHAYLLKSRFQAYHDYLTGLGNRRYFIEYLDSSVRENKNRYTYLLLIDLDYFKTINDTLGHDVGDKLLVEVSQRLTQLADRCSNIVARLGGDEFCILSDALETKERCLAQAKEFSNKILHTIKETYFIEDSTLHISASIGVSIINNPKLNAHDFLKEADIAMYEVKSAGRDDVVIFNDALCKIIENKLHVERLLHFAIEKNEIYLQYQPQINCKNKIIGCEVLARWKSATLGQVSPEVFIGVAESTGYIIELGEYILEEAVKTLQRWESTGMHLHQMSINISVRQLLNKDFIPVVERLIRQYNVASFHTKLIFEITETSTSQDLKRLIVTINALKKYNIHFSIDDFGTGYSSLSYIRDIPVTELKIDQSFIAELDNKQQASLVKSIVDISKNLHLTTVAEGVETQEQRDFLEKIECDLYQGYLFSKPLLSEDFEKLMQSN, encoded by the coding sequence TTGATAACGAATGATAATATTAGTTTTTATAACTTTATGCATAAGCAGATACTTGTTGTTATTTTATTGTTTTTAGGAACAGGTCCCGGATATATAGTCATGGGATATCTTTACTCTTCAATTATTGTTGAAATACTTTGGTTTGTCCTTTTTTTACTGCTTTCAGTCTGGGGATGGAAGTTGTATAGAAACTATTCGAGAAAGATGACTATATCACAAAAAGACAGATGGCTTGAAAAAGTAAAATATTTTATGTTTATATACTTTTCCTTATGGACAATAATGTTTTTATACTATATCTCAAAAGATGCTATCAGTGCGCATTATATAGCTATTGCAACACAACTCGGCAGTGCGGTAGTTGCGGCAACTATTTTAGCTTCACAGAAAAAACTTGTTGTAGCAACAGTTTCGTTTTTAATGCTTCCGCTTGTTGTCTATTTCATAGCAATTGGAGAACTTTATTCGTATATTCTTGCATTTTTCACTGTTGTTTTAAGTATGGTTCTTTTATATGCTGCAAAAAATACACATGCATATTTGTTAAAAAGCAGGTTTCAGGCATATCATGATTATTTGACAGGACTTGGAAACAGACGCTATTTTATAGAGTACCTGGACAGTTCTGTAAGAGAAAACAAAAACAGATATACCTATTTGCTTTTAATAGATTTGGATTATTTTAAAACAATCAATGATACCCTTGGACATGATGTCGGAGATAAACTTCTTGTTGAAGTTTCACAACGTTTGACACAATTGGCTGACAGGTGCAGTAACATCGTTGCCAGATTGGGTGGAGATGAATTTTGTATTTTAAGTGATGCACTTGAGACGAAAGAGAGATGCCTTGCGCAGGCAAAAGAATTTTCAAATAAAATTTTACACACAATCAAAGAGACCTATTTTATAGAAGACAGCACTCTTCATATTAGTGCAAGTATAGGGGTGAGTATCATAAACAACCCAAAACTCAATGCCCATGATTTTTTAAAAGAAGCAGATATTGCGATGTATGAAGTTAAAAGTGCCGGCAGGGATGATGTCGTCATATTTAATGATGCACTGTGTAAAATCATAGAAAATAAATTACATGTAGAACGACTGTTGCATTTTGCCATAGAAAAAAATGAAATATATCTGCAATACCAACCGCAAATAAACTGTAAAAATAAAATTATCGGCTGTGAAGTGCTTGCAAGATGGAAGAGTGCCACACTCGGGCAGGTAAGTCCTGAAGTGTTTATCGGCGTAGCTGAGAGTACGGGCTATATTATAGAGTTAGGCGAATATATTTTGGAAGAAGCTGTAAAAACGCTGCAAAGATGGGAAAGCACAGGAATGCATCTGCATCAAATGTCGATTAACATTAGTGTAAGACAGCTTTTGAACAAAGATTTCATCCCTGTAGTTGAACGTCTTATTCGTCAGTACAATGTAGCCAGCTTTCATACAAAACTGATTTTTGAAATTACTGAAACGAGTACATCTCAGGATTTAAAAAGATTAATTGTCACAATCAATGCGCTCAAAAAATACAATATTCATTTTTCTATAGATGATTTTGGTACGGGTTACTCATCATTAAGCTACATTCGTGATATTCCCGTAACAGAGCTAAAAATAGATCAGTCTTTTATAGCGGAACTTGACAACAAACAACAGGCATCTTTAGTGAAGAGTATTGTTGATATTTCAAAAAATCTGCATCTCACAACAGTAGCAGAAGGTGTTGAAACACAGGAACAAAGAGACTTTTTAGAAAAAATAGAGTGTGACCTGTATCAGGGGTATCTTTTTTCCAAACCGCTTTTAAGCGAAGATTTTGAAAAACTGATGCAAAGTAATTAA
- a CDS encoding type II toxin-antitoxin system Phd/YefM family antitoxin translates to MTKVMSVSQVRADIYNVMDETAKTHEPVLITGKRNNVVMLSQEDWNAIEETLYLNTIPNMASSIQESMNAPDEEFSENVEW, encoded by the coding sequence ATGACAAAAGTTATGTCGGTAAGCCAAGTTAGAGCAGATATTTACAATGTTATGGACGAAACAGCAAAAACTCATGAACCAGTGCTTATTACCGGGAAGAGAAATAATGTAGTTATGCTTTCTCAAGAAGACTGGAATGCGATAGAAGAAACATTGTATTTAAATACTATACCAAATATGGCTTCTTCAATTCAAGAATCAATGAATGCACCTGATGAAGAATTTAGTGAAAATGTTGAATGGTAG
- a CDS encoding sensor histidine kinase, with protein MHHHEKLAFLKFFLVYFVSIALLILAAGYFYFQQIQNHLLKEEEFSLIEYARHIKMGRPLDKYSREYHYTFKNIPKYIDIKNFSIGETEFSKLLPIHLHGKYLQVFKSKKSFNEKRFSLQQKIIAIQILLLLVFAYISYILAKNALQPLRESILTLDKFAKDLIHDLNTPVTSMQLNMKLIEKIPQLHNTKALIRLKKSINNISELHENLTILLQEETFQIHSQNICPLIQEVVEIQKTLYPDITFQIKCTAFKAKINKHAMKQILQNILSNACKYNKKDGKDGYVKIYHKNNALYIEDNGKGIKEPEKIFERSYSDENSSGLGLDIVKRLAYAMDIKIVVQKNEPAGTRFVLTLP; from the coding sequence TTGCATCATCATGAAAAACTGGCATTTTTAAAATTTTTTCTTGTCTATTTTGTCAGTATCGCCTTACTGATTTTAGCTGCGGGATATTTTTATTTTCAACAGATACAAAATCATCTTCTCAAAGAAGAAGAGTTTTCACTCATCGAATATGCCAGACATATAAAGATGGGAAGACCATTGGATAAGTACAGTCGGGAGTATCATTATACTTTTAAAAACATACCAAAATATATTGACATCAAAAACTTCTCTATTGGAGAAACAGAATTTTCAAAACTTCTGCCAATACATTTACATGGAAAATATTTACAGGTATTTAAATCAAAAAAAAGTTTTAATGAAAAACGTTTCAGTTTACAGCAAAAAATAATAGCCATTCAGATTTTGCTCCTGCTTGTTTTTGCATATATCAGCTATATACTTGCAAAAAATGCTTTACAACCTCTACGGGAGAGTATTTTGACACTTGACAAGTTTGCAAAAGATCTCATTCATGACCTAAACACACCTGTCACTTCCATGCAGTTAAATATGAAACTCATAGAAAAAATTCCACAACTGCACAATACTAAGGCCCTGATACGATTAAAAAAGAGTATCAACAATATTTCAGAGCTTCATGAAAATCTGACAATACTTCTGCAGGAGGAGACTTTTCAGATACACAGCCAAAATATCTGTCCTCTCATTCAAGAGGTTGTTGAGATACAAAAAACGCTTTACCCAGACATAACTTTTCAGATCAAATGCACTGCATTCAAAGCAAAAATAAACAAACATGCCATGAAACAGATCCTACAAAACATCCTCTCAAATGCCTGCAAGTACAACAAAAAAGACGGCAAAGACGGCTACGTAAAAATCTACCATAAAAACAATGCCTTATACATAGAAGATAACGGCAAAGGCATCAAAGAACCGGAAAAGATATTTGAACGCTCCTACAGTGATGAAAACAGCAGTGGTCTTGGGCTTGACATTGTAAAAAGACTGGCATATGCTATGGATATAAAAATAGTTGTGCAAAAAAACGAGCCTGCAGGCACACGCTTTGTTTTAACTCTGCCTTAG
- a CDS encoding potassium channel family protein, with protein MNEQIVWIVLKRLRTPFLVIIITFAISILGLVLIQGTDNNGNPYQMTFFDAFYFVTYMASTIGFGEAPYTFNYEQRMWVSFSIYFTVIGWFYGIGAIVSLIQDEALKKALNRNSFRNHVRNINKPFYIILGYNGITKSIIDRLNGHNYRLVVLDKDEEKIDELILENFYPNVPGFVGDATNQKMLKIAGIHQKNCAGVISLFEDDMVNSKIATISKLLNKKIDIIVKATSKAQLEHFKSMDLKHVKNPFDIISKRIYYGITAPYIWLLEMWMYGHILKLKKRDQFPLGKYIIYGKGRMGKAIQEGLQKAGIEYVIEDFDSQRYIEEKNTTIFGDDDDIQRLLELGVKESACIIAATQNDLLNLTILNKAKQLNPKIFTMARENTLDDLNIFQASKINKIYIVEKILADATYSYIARPLADLFIQEARKKDDEWARIIVHMLNNITGMNPMYFETVLNDANAYALTLRLEKGENISLADLRRSRADRNEMLHVVFLLLKRGNEIYLMPDARMNLQIGDELLIVSDEENYSDFEYIVNNIYELEYVLGYTTS; from the coding sequence ATGAATGAACAGATTGTATGGATTGTTCTTAAAAGGCTAAGGACACCTTTTTTAGTCATTATCATTACTTTTGCCATATCCATACTCGGGTTAGTGTTGATTCAAGGAACTGACAACAACGGGAACCCTTATCAGATGACTTTTTTTGATGCCTTTTATTTTGTGACCTATATGGCAAGTACTATCGGTTTTGGAGAGGCGCCGTATACTTTTAATTATGAACAGCGGATGTGGGTGAGCTTTTCTATCTATTTTACAGTGATAGGATGGTTTTACGGGATAGGGGCGATTGTCTCTCTGATACAGGATGAGGCACTCAAAAAAGCACTAAACAGAAACTCGTTCAGAAATCATGTAAGAAACATTAACAAACCCTTTTATATTATTCTTGGATATAACGGGATAACAAAAAGTATTATTGACAGACTCAACGGACATAACTACAGGCTGGTTGTTTTGGATAAAGACGAGGAGAAGATAGACGAGTTGATATTGGAAAATTTTTATCCAAATGTTCCTGGGTTTGTAGGCGATGCAACAAATCAAAAAATGCTTAAAATCGCCGGAATTCATCAAAAAAACTGTGCAGGTGTTATCTCTCTTTTTGAAGATGATATGGTGAATTCAAAAATAGCCACCATCTCCAAACTGCTTAATAAAAAAATTGATATTATTGTCAAGGCGACTTCAAAGGCTCAGCTTGAACACTTTAAAAGTATGGATTTAAAACATGTAAAAAATCCTTTTGATATTATTTCAAAACGCATCTACTATGGTATAACGGCACCCTATATCTGGCTTTTGGAGATGTGGATGTACGGACACATACTCAAACTGAAAAAAAGAGACCAGTTCCCTTTGGGAAAATATATTATATACGGTAAAGGGAGAATGGGTAAAGCGATTCAGGAAGGACTGCAAAAAGCCGGTATAGAGTATGTGATTGAAGATTTTGATTCACAGCGCTATATAGAAGAGAAAAATACAACTATTTTCGGGGATGATGATGATATACAGAGACTGCTTGAACTCGGTGTTAAAGAGAGTGCCTGCATTATAGCCGCAACACAAAATGATTTGTTGAATCTTACTATTTTAAACAAGGCAAAACAGCTCAATCCAAAAATATTTACAATGGCACGTGAAAATACATTGGATGATTTAAACATATTTCAGGCATCTAAAATTAACAAAATATATATCGTGGAGAAGATACTGGCTGATGCGACATACAGTTATATAGCAAGACCTCTGGCTGACCTGTTTATACAAGAAGCACGCAAAAAAGATGATGAATGGGCCAGAATTATTGTGCATATGCTTAACAACATCACAGGGATGAATCCAATGTACTTTGAAACTGTGCTCAATGACGCAAATGCGTATGCACTGACATTAAGACTTGAAAAAGGTGAAAATATAAGCCTTGCAGATTTAAGAAGATCCCGTGCTGACAGAAATGAGATGTTGCATGTAGTCTTTTTACTGCTTAAAAGAGGGAATGAAATATACTTGATGCCTGATGCAAGAATGAACCTGCAAATCGGTGATGAACTGCTGATAGTCTCAGATGAGGAGAATTACAGTGATTTTGAGTATATTGTCAATAACATATATGAACTTGAGTATGTTTTAGGGTATACAACTTCCTAA
- a CDS encoding Txe/YoeB family addiction module toxin — translation MVEYKILYSKWALKDAKKLSSANLDNKAKELIEIIRKNPFQNPPPYEKLVGNLSGSYSRRINIQHRLVYEVKEDEKKIRISRMWSHCGE, via the coding sequence ATGGTAGAGTATAAAATACTTTATAGTAAATGGGCATTAAAAGATGCTAAAAAATTATCAAGTGCTAACTTAGATAACAAAGCTAAAGAACTTATTGAAATCATCAGAAAAAATCCTTTTCAAAACCCGCCTCCTTATGAAAAATTAGTAGGGAACTTAAGTGGTTCGTACTCAAGAAGAATAAATATACAACATAGACTTGTTTATGAAGTAAAAGAAGATGAAAAGAAAATAAGAATTTCTAGAATGTGGTCACATTGTGGAGAATAA
- a CDS encoding class I SAM-dependent methyltransferase, with the protein MLTFTHQTMTQITKVLQNHINTMQAKEIISFQILNPDIATSLYNGTRITCNDQEYIYRGYKSWMDLAHLLRCRMLTPKIADEHTVIMRYEKLDEDSSFHKNITDKEEKYGENSIFGKIHKNEEASFIYSYSQALKNVHLNKRVRILNLGVNSGDEFEVITSLVDNFEALELVGIDYCESAIDAAKKKFKDFANISLHVADINSLNALDLGKFDLIISIGTLQSSNLAFNKVLMSIVQNQLKKEGAIILGFPNCRWVDGEMLYGARVKNYAFSEMGLLYKDVIFAKKYLQQKKFRVTVTGKDYIFVTATSIRKD; encoded by the coding sequence ATGTTAACCTTTACACATCAAACTATGACACAAATCACAAAAGTATTACAAAATCACATCAACACAATGCAAGCAAAAGAGATAATTTCATTTCAAATACTCAATCCTGACATTGCAACTTCTTTGTATAACGGCACACGCATTACATGTAATGATCAAGAGTATATTTACCGTGGCTATAAAAGTTGGATGGATTTGGCACATTTACTTAGGTGCAGAATGCTGACACCGAAAATTGCTGATGAACACACCGTAATTATGCGCTATGAAAAACTTGATGAAGACAGCAGCTTTCATAAAAACATCACAGACAAAGAAGAAAAATACGGAGAAAACTCCATTTTCGGAAAAATTCACAAAAATGAAGAGGCTTCTTTTATTTACAGTTACTCACAGGCATTAAAAAATGTACATCTGAACAAAAGAGTACGTATTTTGAATCTCGGGGTAAACAGTGGAGACGAATTTGAAGTCATAACCTCTTTGGTAGACAACTTTGAAGCGCTTGAACTTGTCGGCATTGACTACTGTGAGTCTGCCATAGACGCGGCAAAAAAGAAGTTTAAAGACTTTGCCAACATCTCTTTACATGTAGCCGATATAAACAGTCTCAATGCGCTTGATTTGGGAAAATTTGACCTCATCATAAGCATAGGAACACTCCAAAGCTCAAACCTTGCATTTAACAAAGTTTTGATGTCCATAGTCCAAAACCAGCTTAAAAAAGAGGGAGCCATCATACTCGGCTTTCCAAATTGTCGCTGGGTAGATGGAGAGATGCTATACGGAGCACGCGTAAAGAATTATGCTTTTTCAGAAATGGGATTGCTCTACAAGGATGTCATCTTTGCAAAAAAATACCTGCAACAAAAAAAGTTTCGCGTCACTGTTACGGGAAAAGATTATATATTTGTAACGGCTACATCTATTCGTAAAGATTAA
- a CDS encoding type II toxin-antitoxin system RelE/ParE family toxin: protein MSKTYKVQWTSNAKEDLLNIVAYIKEDSPSIAREIYQKIKNKANSSNFLPLRGRVVPELQKEGITMYRELISSPWRIMYKVDSDSVYVMAIFDSRQNVEELLLQKLIRSSTLTKQ from the coding sequence ATGAGTAAAACATATAAAGTTCAATGGACTTCAAATGCGAAAGAAGACCTTTTAAATATTGTTGCTTATATTAAAGAAGATTCTCCGAGTATTGCAAGAGAGATTTATCAAAAGATAAAAAATAAAGCTAACTCTAGTAATTTTTTACCATTAAGAGGTAGAGTTGTACCTGAACTTCAGAAAGAAGGTATCACAATGTATCGAGAGCTTATAAGTTCTCCTTGGAGAATCATGTATAAAGTTGATAGTGACAGTGTCTATGTAATGGCTATCTTTGATTCAAGACAAAATGTAGAAGAGCTACTCCTCCAAAAACTGATAAGAAGCTCAACGCTAACAAAACAGTAG
- a CDS encoding YgiQ family radical SAM protein — protein MDARGWDYCDVILVSGDAYIDSPFIGVAMVGRMLERMGYKVGMIGQPDIDTPDDIMRLGEPRLYWGVSGGSVDSMVSNYTATKKFRNSDDYTPGGKNNKRPDRAVLVYTNLIRRYFKNTVPIVLGGIEASLRRVSHYDYWSNKLKKPILFDSKADVMIYGMGEIALEQLTRAIDEKRDYRDIRGICYISKEPVYEYIQLPSHQECLDDKEKYIDLFDFFYDNNDPISAKGLCQPVDSRYLIQNPPCDYLNEDEMDANSNLPFTRELHPYYAKEGKVKCLETIKFSIMTHHGCWGECNFCAIGVHQGRTIRTRSENNILSEAKEFNKYKDYKGIISDVGGPTANMYGYECNKKLKLGTCDHQRCVDASHLCKSMKVDHSRNINLLRQVRQVEGVRKAFVASGVRYDLITADKKHGYSYLKEMVEHHISGQMKVAPEHTQQHVLELMGKPGKQTLIDFKKLYDKLNKESGKRQFLTYYLIAAHPGCEEKDMHELKRFTTEELQMNPEQAQVFTPTPGTYSAVMYYTELDPKTRKKIFVEKDTKRKERQKQIVVAKDTFASGFAS, from the coding sequence ATGGATGCTAGGGGTTGGGATTATTGTGATGTTATCTTAGTGAGTGGAGATGCTTATATAGATTCGCCATTTATCGGGGTTGCTATGGTTGGTCGTATGCTTGAGAGAATGGGCTATAAAGTAGGAATGATAGGACAACCAGACATTGACACTCCTGATGATATTATGCGTTTGGGTGAGCCTCGTTTGTACTGGGGTGTCAGTGGTGGAAGCGTTGACAGTATGGTTTCAAACTATACAGCCACCAAAAAGTTTCGAAATTCCGATGATTATACTCCGGGTGGAAAAAACAACAAAAGACCTGATAGAGCAGTTTTAGTCTATACTAATCTTATACGGCGTTATTTTAAAAATACCGTGCCTATCGTTTTAGGAGGTATTGAAGCCTCTTTGCGACGGGTGAGCCATTATGATTACTGGTCCAATAAACTCAAAAAGCCTATTTTGTTTGACTCTAAGGCAGATGTGATGATTTACGGTATGGGAGAAATTGCACTAGAACAGTTAACCCGTGCTATAGATGAAAAGAGAGATTACAGAGATATACGGGGAATATGTTATATATCAAAAGAGCCTGTATATGAGTATATTCAACTTCCTTCGCATCAAGAGTGTTTAGATGATAAAGAGAAATATATAGATCTTTTTGATTTTTTTTATGATAATAATGACCCAATATCAGCAAAGGGACTTTGTCAGCCAGTAGATAGCCGATACCTCATCCAAAATCCTCCCTGTGACTATCTGAATGAAGATGAGATGGATGCAAACTCCAATCTGCCTTTTACAAGAGAGCTGCATCCTTACTATGCCAAAGAGGGGAAGGTAAAATGTCTGGAAACGATTAAGTTTTCTATCATGACACATCACGGTTGTTGGGGAGAGTGTAACTTTTGTGCCATAGGGGTGCATCAGGGAAGAACTATTAGAACACGCTCTGAAAATAATATTTTATCAGAAGCCAAAGAGTTCAATAAATACAAAGACTATAAGGGCATCATCTCTGATGTCGGTGGACCTACGGCAAATATGTACGGCTATGAGTGTAACAAAAAGCTCAAACTCGGCACCTGTGACCATCAGCGTTGTGTCGATGCCAGCCATTTGTGTAAGTCAATGAAGGTTGATCACTCCCGTAACATAAATCTTTTACGCCAGGTTCGTCAGGTGGAGGGTGTGCGAAAAGCGTTTGTGGCTTCGGGTGTTCGGTATGATTTGATAACAGCCGATAAAAAGCATGGATATAGCTATCTCAAAGAGATGGTAGAGCATCATATATCAGGGCAGATGAAAGTAGCTCCCGAACATACACAACAGCATGTACTTGAGCTTATGGGAAAACCGGGCAAACAGACTCTGATAGATTTTAAAAAACTCTATGACAAACTCAACAAAGAGTCTGGAAAGAGACAGTTTTTGACCTATTATCTCATCGCAGCCCATCCGGGATGTGAGGAGAAAGACATGCACGAGTTGAAGCGTTTTACCACAGAAGAGTTACAAATGAATCCTGAGCAGGCGCAGGTCTTTACGCCGACTCCCGGTACCTATTCTGCTGTTATGTATTATACTGAACTCGACCCTAAAACACGCAAGAAGATTTTTGTAGAAAAAGATACAAAACGCAAAGAGCGGCAAAAACAGATAGTGGTTGCAAAAGATACTTTTGCATCAGGATTTGCTTCTTAA
- a CDS encoding response regulator transcription factor: protein MSKILLLEDDEILSETLIELLESESFEVLHVKDGEAALDATFEEKFTLLLLDVNVPLLNGFELLHSLRQSGDTTPAIFLTSLSDVASLANGFDVGADDYIKKPFDFDELLIRIHALLKKAYHTYQNELHIDDFRFVIDKDELYNKSDFIPLSPYELQITKLFFQNLNKTVQKELILETLNGNKEMSEGALRVHINKLRKIGLPITTIKGIGYRLASS from the coding sequence ATGTCAAAAATATTATTACTCGAAGATGATGAAATACTCTCAGAAACCTTGATTGAACTGTTAGAAAGTGAATCGTTTGAAGTGTTACATGTAAAGGATGGGGAGGCGGCGCTTGATGCTACTTTTGAAGAGAAATTTACTCTGTTGCTTTTGGATGTGAATGTTCCTTTGTTAAATGGTTTTGAACTCCTTCACAGTTTACGCCAAAGCGGAGACACTACCCCTGCTATTTTTCTCACCTCTTTAAGCGATGTTGCCTCCTTGGCAAACGGCTTTGATGTCGGTGCGGATGACTACATTAAAAAGCCTTTTGATTTTGATGAACTCCTCATACGCATACACGCACTTTTAAAAAAAGCCTATCACACCTACCAAAACGAGTTACATATAGATGATTTTCGCTTTGTTATTGACAAAGATGAGCTTTATAACAAGTCTGATTTTATACCGCTTTCTCCATATGAGTTGCAAATTACAAAGCTTTTTTTTCAAAACCTCAACAAAACAGTCCAAAAAGAGCTTATACTCGAAACCCTCAACGGAAACAAAGAGATGAGTGAGGGAGCCTTGCGGGTTCATATCAACAAACTTCGTAAAATCGGACTTCCCATAACAACCATCAAAGGCATAGGATACCGTCTTGCATCATCATGA
- a CDS encoding type II toxin-antitoxin system Phd/YefM family antitoxin, translating to MQIVEDIKPITYLKSRAADVLKHINETHRPMIITQNGEAKAVIQDPKSYEDMRNAISILKLLSFAEEDIREGNLHSEEDVFKSVEELLNR from the coding sequence ATGCAAATAGTTGAAGATATAAAACCTATTACATATTTAAAAAGCAGAGCAGCTGATGTTCTCAAACATATTAACGAAACACACCGACCGATGATTATTACTCAAAATGGCGAAGCGAAAGCTGTTATTCAAGACCCAAAAAGTTATGAAGATATGCGAAATGCTATCTCGATACTTAAACTTCTTTCATTTGCTGAAGAAGATATAAGAGAGGGGAACCTTCATTCAGAAGAAGATGTGTTTAAATCTGTTGAGGAACTTCTTAACAGATGA
- the trpD gene encoding anthranilate phosphoribosyltransferase translates to MTYEEALVKFTSLFEHEMSDAQMREFLLSIRLDASTPVEVIAAAAQVMRSFAIALPVSDELRENALDIVGTGGDKIGSFNISSTVALLAASCGATVAKHGSRSITSKSGSADMFEALGVRLDLSIEQSARLLEETGFTFMFAQNHHPAMKFIVPVRKSIPDKTIFNILGPLTNPAGVKKSMLGVFDKAFVPKMAEALQINGATSALVVSSNEGMDEISISDVTYAALLQDGKTREFIIDPQEYGIKRAPLEAIMGGDALKNANILRAVFDEKATDAQRDIVLINTAASLMVGGLARDIQDGLEMAREALAKARPKIKLKQIIETSNKL, encoded by the coding sequence ATGACATATGAGGAAGCTTTAGTAAAATTTACTTCACTTTTTGAGCATGAAATGAGTGATGCACAGATGCGTGAGTTTTTACTCAGTATACGACTTGATGCAAGTACTCCTGTGGAAGTAATTGCCGCTGCTGCACAGGTTATGCGCAGTTTTGCCATTGCTTTGCCTGTTTCTGATGAACTCAGAGAAAATGCGCTTGATATTGTCGGAACAGGCGGTGATAAAATAGGCAGTTTCAACATCTCTTCAACAGTAGCGCTGCTTGCTGCTTCTTGTGGGGCAACCGTTGCAAAACACGGAAGTCGTTCTATCACTTCTAAAAGCGGCAGTGCCGATATGTTTGAAGCACTGGGTGTTCGGCTTGACTTGAGTATTGAACAGAGTGCAAGACTTCTTGAAGAGACAGGTTTTACTTTTATGTTTGCACAAAACCATCATCCGGCTATGAAATTCATCGTACCGGTGCGTAAAAGCATCCCTGACAAAACTATATTTAATATACTCGGACCTTTGACAAATCCTGCCGGTGTGAAAAAGTCAATGCTGGGCGTATTTGACAAAGCTTTTGTACCAAAAATGGCAGAAGCACTGCAGATAAACGGAGCTACATCGGCTTTGGTTGTGAGCTCCAACGAAGGGATGGACGAAATCAGCATCAGTGATGTGACCTATGCGGCTTTACTGCAAGATGGCAAGACACGAGAGTTTATTATTGACCCGCAGGAGTATGGTATTAAAAGAGCGCCACTAGAAGCCATAATGGGTGGAGATGCACTCAAAAATGCAAATATTTTACGAGCTGTATTTGATGAAAAAGCAACAGATGCCCAACGAGATATAGTGCTTATAAACACTGCAGCATCATTGATGGTAGGAGGCTTGGCTCGAGATATACAAGATGGGCTGGAAATGGCAAGAGAAGCCCTTGCAAAAGCAAGACCGAAAATAAAATTAAAACAAATCATAGAAACATCAAACAAGTTATGA
- a CDS encoding RNA-binding S4 domain-containing protein — protein sequence MRIDKFLNSVNITKRRSVAQDMISNGVVEINGVVAKASKNVEVGSIITINYLNESKKYEVLQIPTTKSTPKSLQDQYIKEIS from the coding sequence ATGAGAATAGACAAATTTTTAAATTCGGTAAATATTACAAAAAGGCGTTCCGTTGCACAGGATATGATAAGTAACGGCGTTGTGGAAATAAACGGCGTGGTTGCAAAGGCGAGTAAAAATGTGGAAGTCGGCAGCATTATTACTATAAACTATCTTAATGAATCAAAAAAGTATGAAGTGCTGCAAATTCCTACAACAAAATCAACACCAAAATCTTTGCAAGATCAGTATATAAAGGAGATTTCATGA